In Geotalea uraniireducens, one genomic interval encodes:
- a CDS encoding CxxxxCH/CxxCH domain c-type cytochrome, with product MRKAEKSGFNGCSLMIGVLVFMLACGAVLFAPVDATRAGTITSCSGCHGMPPVDAAYRNISTGQFVGSHNTHSWQRSNGDFNCGKCHKMPTTFNHRNGNIDFVANINNSRLIARYKNVTSFPQTATPVFDTCVNVNCHFENTTPQRGNAALSRATADMPQTCDTCHNSSVGSDNYHTKHLAYFGGSPNSCKKCHPDHAVEANPFGHATSAGLRGLDFNFSAFPNDGGTGAYNGDASYPLYLYNTNRSGSCSGLYCHSPGTKATSYDSPNRTPIWNSPFGTSCIGCHLGDAESGSPMNTGSHGIHIGNGALSIIGCVKCHGATVSDNRTIKDMSMHVNKKVNISFDPAIGGTNGLYSGSASPMAKDVGTAYGRCQNIYCHSNGTTTTPPFNNYTAIWGSTLPTDCTGCHGGQVGSSRVLSTNNHRKHIDAAYNPKLGAAFGCVECHAKTVQNNTTIINKLNHVNGFKDYSGLRAGHISGGTCNTVYCHSSGQRAPAFRSMVAWSDTATTFDCKGCHGAYGTATLSLTPPAGYVASQFGEPNYNNYSSSDRNWYNSHYKHVEAASDCRKCHYNTSQTGTSLVPGTTLHANTQKNISFDTAVAGNNNPSYDDQSRRCSNVYCHSNGQKNGTVYISPRWGGAPFTCDSCHPISGLSGAHAVHVGGMIPNFYNYTGNHPVGATYRFGCANCHPLDKLTFHNNGLVNLALSKNDAGIGYLRSRNGATNDNGPNAAGSGITGTSGVSIKCTAVYCHSNGYSTNLIYATTPDWYGGTFTGDKCANCHGNYPNSTIAGSPGHYDTTNWLGSGVAGGHIVGIHYENIYNGATGLRTAGNTDTSSHGLASNSTTISCNLCHNDTVTTSANDQSVNCSTAGCHDTGTRLKGNAAIASAVTHVNGQVDVKFASINVIAKAQLRKPEAGWVRTGSYKAAGSFDTYSTSLAKATYSAATKTCSNVSCHFQQTIKWGDVGGKTTCLSCHTSL from the coding sequence ATGAGGAAGGCGGAAAAGTCAGGGTTCAACGGCTGCTCGTTGATGATAGGTGTCTTGGTATTCATGCTGGCATGCGGCGCCGTGCTCTTTGCCCCTGTCGATGCGACGCGGGCCGGCACCATCACCAGTTGCTCGGGCTGCCACGGCATGCCGCCGGTCGATGCGGCGTACCGCAATATCTCTACCGGCCAGTTTGTCGGCAGTCACAATACCCATTCCTGGCAGCGGAGCAACGGCGACTTCAACTGCGGCAAGTGCCACAAGATGCCGACCACCTTCAATCACCGCAACGGTAACATCGACTTCGTCGCTAATATCAACAATTCACGCCTGATCGCCCGCTACAAAAACGTCACCTCGTTCCCCCAGACCGCCACGCCGGTTTTCGATACCTGTGTCAACGTCAACTGCCACTTCGAGAATACGACCCCCCAGCGGGGTAATGCCGCCCTCTCCCGGGCGACGGCGGATATGCCCCAGACCTGCGATACCTGCCACAACTCGTCCGTCGGCAGCGACAATTACCATACGAAGCATCTCGCCTATTTTGGCGGTTCACCCAATTCCTGCAAGAAGTGCCACCCGGATCACGCGGTTGAGGCAAATCCCTTTGGCCATGCGACCAGCGCCGGGCTGCGGGGGCTCGATTTCAATTTTTCCGCCTTTCCGAACGATGGCGGCACCGGCGCCTATAACGGCGATGCGAGCTACCCACTCTACCTCTACAATACCAACCGTAGCGGTTCGTGTAGCGGCCTTTACTGTCACAGCCCCGGTACCAAGGCGACCAGCTACGATTCGCCGAACCGTACCCCGATCTGGAACAGCCCCTTCGGGACCAGTTGCATCGGCTGCCATCTCGGCGATGCCGAGTCGGGCTCGCCGATGAACACCGGCTCCCACGGCATCCATATCGGCAACGGCGCGCTCTCGATCATCGGCTGCGTCAAGTGCCACGGTGCCACGGTGAGCGACAACCGGACCATCAAAGATATGTCGATGCATGTCAACAAGAAGGTCAACATCTCCTTCGATCCGGCCATCGGCGGGACGAACGGGCTGTACAGCGGCTCGGCGAGCCCGATGGCCAAGGATGTCGGCACTGCCTATGGCCGCTGCCAGAACATCTACTGCCACTCCAACGGCACTACCACCACGCCGCCCTTCAACAACTACACGGCCATCTGGGGCTCGACGCTGCCGACGGACTGCACGGGGTGCCACGGCGGCCAGGTCGGCAGTAGCCGGGTGCTTTCCACCAACAACCATCGCAAGCATATCGATGCCGCTTACAACCCGAAACTGGGGGCGGCCTTCGGCTGCGTCGAGTGCCATGCCAAGACCGTCCAGAACAATACGACGATCATCAATAAGCTGAACCACGTCAACGGCTTCAAGGACTACTCGGGATTGCGGGCGGGGCACATCAGCGGCGGGACCTGCAATACGGTGTACTGCCACAGCTCCGGCCAGCGCGCCCCGGCGTTCCGGTCGATGGTCGCCTGGAGCGACACCGCCACCACCTTCGACTGCAAAGGGTGCCACGGCGCTTACGGCACGGCGACGCTCAGCCTCACTCCGCCAGCCGGTTACGTCGCCAGCCAATTCGGCGAGCCGAATTACAACAATTACAGCTCCAGCGACCGCAACTGGTACAATTCCCACTACAAGCATGTCGAGGCGGCCAGCGACTGCCGGAAGTGCCACTACAACACGTCCCAGACCGGCACGTCGCTGGTTCCCGGAACGACGCTGCACGCCAATACCCAGAAGAACATCAGTTTCGATACCGCGGTGGCCGGCAACAACAATCCGAGCTATGACGATCAGAGCCGCCGCTGCAGCAACGTCTACTGCCATTCGAACGGCCAGAAGAATGGGACCGTCTACATCTCGCCCCGCTGGGGCGGCGCCCCCTTTACCTGTGACTCCTGCCATCCGATCTCCGGCCTGAGCGGCGCCCACGCCGTCCATGTCGGCGGGATGATCCCAAATTTCTACAATTATACCGGCAACCATCCGGTGGGGGCCACCTACCGGTTCGGCTGCGCCAACTGCCATCCCCTCGACAAGCTCACCTTCCACAACAATGGCTTGGTAAACCTGGCCCTGAGCAAGAACGATGCGGGGATCGGCTACCTGCGGAGCCGCAACGGCGCCACCAACGACAACGGCCCCAACGCGGCGGGGAGCGGTATTACCGGGACCTCGGGCGTTTCCATCAAGTGCACGGCGGTCTACTGCCACAGTAACGGCTACTCGACCAACCTGATCTACGCCACCACCCCCGACTGGTACGGCGGCACCTTCACCGGCGACAAGTGCGCCAACTGTCACGGCAACTACCCCAACAGCACCATTGCCGGCTCTCCGGGCCACTACGATACCACCAACTGGCTCGGCAGCGGCGTCGCCGGCGGGCATATCGTCGGCATCCACTACGAGAACATCTATAACGGCGCCACCGGCCTGCGGACCGCCGGCAATACCGATACCAGCAGCCACGGCCTAGCCAGCAACTCGACCACCATCAGCTGCAACCTCTGCCATAACGACACCGTGACCACTTCGGCCAACGACCAGAGCGTCAACTGTTCGACAGCCGGCTGCCACGATACCGGCACGCGGCTCAAGGGGAATGCCGCCATTGCCAGCGCCGTGACCCACGTCAACGGCCAGGTCGATGTGAAGTTCGCTTCCATCAACGTCATCGCCAAGGCCCAGCTCCGGAAGCCGGAAGCCGGCTGGGTGCGGACCGGTAGCTACAAGGCCGCGGGGAGCTTCGATACGTACTCCACCAGTCTGGCGAAGGCCACCTATTCGGCGGCGACCAAAACCTGCTCCAACGTCTCCTGTCACTTCCAGCAGACGATCAAATGGGGCGATGTCGGCGGCAAGACCACCTGTCTGAGCTGTCACACGTCGCTCTAA
- a CDS encoding CxxxxCH/CxxCH domain c-type cytochrome, protein MGRIIVKKVRGMSFRAKSALTLTVTLLVTIFMYQGWLKPLLSGAATTTYYLNALPATSVGVDGTTNMTSLSTTTYDIPTNGSSNVWRGQMNTTPPTGTTRIRVYDSTSTYTTYTDQEYYRAYTPAYAVDTRIDPNALAEFECYVRTTFGGGASASFKVQLFDYNPATGAVVQIGSTVTKTLATNTTALQRFVNGTGTAVNFGNAAYKLLAGHRLEVRYLGSAVNCDPILLVNQAASSAPSGTSRLIVTETVIGDVTIGNGTAEPASITIGPSVDGTTSYPIDTFSVQLSNPIYDTLDTVNVTLATGMSQYVSRVLITNSDNSTTYGSAAAPGSGDVWTVQLAGLLPSTTLTNYQVRIIPKSHADVPAPPGGTYAVTALVTAATHSQLGNMTISDSGSATLTIDNSSPADATWGGITPGNAQVALGWTNPGSDFAGVVVLRNTIPTADNPIEGRSYSVGNVIGTAQVVYVGTGTSFTDTGVVNGIGYYYTIYAFDAFNNYAVGATSGPYVPVNPNMTNPGVPSAIAINSTSIMITMPYTGDPNANNTYTINYRISGAGSWTNWGTGSHTASPYATTITGLDSANLYDVQCIYNDPDSINVEGFPSTYTVEIDSIALPAYAVAPGAVAVDALGTSTINVYVPYTNDLNGNSTYKVEYKLSTDSTWKTWIAGGNHEPSPYTTAISGLKPDTAYDVRVTFQDPDGINGGSPAVQTFTGVQTAPTLSIGLTHNSDRFPGTTKWGGKWGVVGGQYGDITCINCHQPGAPNIKSFRPTLNPANSSVTAVYYPSGADASVSFQNVTSMGDDSTAHTSTVRVCEVCHSQNKFHNANASAQTSKVHYNHTDCVVCHPHNVGFKASCDICHGLPPIVNKTDGSTNTGLVWRSGPSTSPTVPTGATSPASPGAHATHAVTRHFACDTCHNGTPMPDVNMKITLGFNANPVNTPGFKGSIVMGNFSGHSPLSNGYGFQAGNAGTTVSTGSTYANTCSVACHGNWSGSGGSIYRPSWVGSGQAACGACHGTTAANPPSRGSHTKHASSSYYGFACTTCHPSVTDTSHVNASVKIMLNSADTRIGAGARYNGFLNYSTGAPAPSAVYRQCTNIYCHSNGQAANLQYASPTWGTTLTCTGCHGNYSTVGGAGTALSGKHASHVNNSTVFGTNTGFGCEACHAKTVSNSTTISNTANHVNKFIDYSGAFANDNYDTGTKQCQNLYCHSNGNRKNIVYVNPAIWTSATTYGCNGCHGTSNAATGAPDYTNGGAGSTTANSHAIHVARLGITSTTGCYYCHANTVDSGTANKLSGVAPMRHINGTVDVVPGGTFTIGGTVSFTYDPATMTCTSISCHGTTSATWGDNNCVECHSVSQGNRVAVGSQFSAQSHHIQGNFTNTQLNVRCYQCHWEADSNGYINTTYHAGTTGSGKGVTLVLQGTGARPATYAAGAFTVYTSGGASNSSRTQIAKINTVCIKCHNSTNAAYQPFGDGKTPEQYSWDGYSVDERYSQAGTTPWGKYTDTTSNDINPKNTQTKAYSAHGRADLNQRGWNTSETWPNTSGTTSVLCFDCHNSHGTAASGIMSSYSSATGWNKGAILKSTTAGKGGYTATYTPTAGGSTAAGSKNAYNPGGALCFNCHNNATASASFPWGYTGTFGDSQAIYGYWDTPYFGAGTFNSVTRFSYKGFGTHGTNMGGHFGASSTLTTTVSKPTLPNAAVKIKTGINGLCTPCHDPHGVSPGLGANEAYGVPLLKGTWMTSPWKEDAAPSGTTEARGGGSRVSIQYSGSTPQYHLDQNTFGPTTINNDGRSGSINAPSWSKTNTTRVTEVVTQFAGLCTGCHTQTALAPKAGLNVAPDAWKSVSRIHGTVKGWATTASASDGNYNNTMHSFACSKCHAPHNTRLPRLMVTNCLDGAHRGQVQSGAAFGYDSASGSSGAGGGRGPMGGGGSGSREKNAGPWFFGTGGSRSTTANIPTCHNVTNAGGAGTSSNANQLWNTKTPWTN, encoded by the coding sequence ATGGGAAGGATAATCGTCAAGAAGGTGCGAGGAATGAGTTTTCGGGCCAAAAGCGCCCTTACTCTCACGGTTACGCTGCTCGTTACCATCTTCATGTATCAGGGGTGGCTGAAACCGCTCCTCTCCGGGGCCGCCACCACCACCTATTATCTGAATGCGCTGCCGGCCACCAGCGTCGGGGTCGACGGCACCACCAACATGACGTCGCTCTCCACCACTACCTATGACATCCCCACCAACGGGTCGAGCAACGTCTGGCGGGGGCAGATGAACACCACCCCGCCGACGGGGACCACCCGGATCCGGGTCTACGATTCCACCTCGACCTATACTACGTACACCGACCAGGAGTACTACCGGGCCTATACCCCGGCCTATGCCGTCGATACCCGGATCGATCCCAACGCCCTGGCCGAGTTCGAGTGCTACGTCCGGACGACCTTCGGGGGCGGGGCGAGCGCCAGCTTCAAGGTCCAGCTTTTCGACTATAATCCGGCCACCGGGGCAGTGGTGCAGATCGGCAGCACGGTTACCAAGACGCTGGCGACCAATACCACGGCCCTGCAGCGCTTCGTCAACGGTACCGGCACGGCGGTGAACTTCGGCAACGCCGCCTACAAACTGCTTGCCGGCCACCGACTCGAGGTCCGCTACCTGGGGAGCGCCGTTAACTGCGATCCTATCCTCCTCGTCAACCAGGCCGCCAGTTCCGCCCCCTCGGGGACCTCGCGGCTGATCGTCACCGAGACGGTGATCGGCGATGTCACCATCGGCAACGGCACCGCCGAGCCGGCCTCGATTACCATCGGGCCCTCGGTCGACGGGACTACCTCCTATCCGATCGATACGTTCTCGGTGCAGTTGTCCAACCCCATCTACGACACCCTCGACACGGTCAACGTTACCCTGGCGACGGGCATGTCGCAGTACGTTTCCCGGGTCCTGATCACCAACAGCGACAATTCAACGACCTATGGCTCCGCCGCGGCCCCCGGCTCGGGGGACGTCTGGACCGTCCAGCTTGCCGGACTGCTGCCAAGCACGACCTTGACCAACTACCAGGTCCGGATCATCCCGAAATCCCATGCCGACGTACCTGCGCCGCCGGGCGGGACCTACGCCGTCACCGCCCTCGTTACCGCCGCCACCCATTCCCAGTTGGGGAACATGACGATCAGCGACAGCGGGAGCGCTACCCTGACCATCGACAACAGTTCGCCGGCTGACGCCACCTGGGGAGGGATTACCCCCGGCAATGCCCAGGTCGCCCTCGGCTGGACCAATCCGGGCAGCGATTTCGCCGGGGTCGTGGTGCTGCGCAACACCATCCCTACCGCCGACAATCCGATCGAAGGCCGGAGCTATTCGGTCGGCAACGTTATCGGCACCGCCCAGGTCGTCTATGTCGGTACCGGTACCAGTTTCACCGACACAGGGGTGGTCAACGGCATCGGTTATTACTACACCATTTACGCCTTCGACGCCTTCAACAACTATGCGGTCGGCGCGACGAGCGGACCCTATGTGCCGGTCAATCCCAATATGACCAATCCGGGGGTGCCGTCGGCTATCGCGATCAATTCCACCTCGATCATGATCACGATGCCCTATACCGGCGACCCCAATGCCAACAACACCTACACGATCAACTACCGGATCAGCGGTGCCGGCTCGTGGACCAACTGGGGTACCGGCAGCCATACGGCCAGCCCCTATGCCACCACCATCACCGGCCTCGACTCCGCCAACCTCTACGATGTCCAGTGCATCTACAACGATCCCGACAGCATCAACGTCGAAGGGTTCCCCAGCACCTATACGGTGGAAATCGACAGCATCGCCCTGCCGGCTTATGCCGTGGCGCCGGGGGCTGTTGCGGTCGACGCCCTCGGAACGTCCACCATTAACGTGTATGTTCCCTACACCAACGACCTGAACGGCAACAGCACCTACAAGGTCGAATACAAGCTCTCCACCGACAGTACCTGGAAGACCTGGATCGCCGGCGGCAACCACGAGCCAAGTCCCTATACCACCGCCATTTCGGGCCTGAAACCCGACACGGCCTATGACGTTCGGGTGACCTTCCAGGATCCCGACGGGATCAACGGCGGCTCGCCGGCGGTGCAGACCTTTACCGGCGTTCAGACGGCCCCGACCCTGAGCATCGGGCTGACCCACAACAGCGACCGTTTCCCCGGTACCACCAAATGGGGCGGCAAGTGGGGGGTCGTTGGCGGCCAGTACGGTGACATCACCTGCATCAACTGTCATCAGCCGGGGGCACCCAACATCAAGTCGTTCCGGCCGACGCTCAATCCGGCCAACTCATCAGTGACCGCCGTTTACTACCCGAGCGGGGCCGACGCTTCCGTCTCGTTCCAGAACGTTACCAGCATGGGTGACGACTCCACGGCCCATACTTCCACCGTGCGGGTCTGCGAGGTTTGCCACAGTCAGAACAAATTCCATAATGCCAACGCTTCGGCCCAGACCTCCAAGGTCCATTACAACCATACCGACTGCGTGGTCTGCCATCCGCACAATGTCGGCTTCAAGGCGTCCTGCGACATCTGCCACGGCCTGCCGCCGATCGTCAACAAAACGGATGGCAGCACCAATACCGGCCTGGTCTGGCGGTCCGGCCCGTCCACCTCGCCGACGGTCCCCACCGGCGCGACGAGCCCGGCAAGCCCCGGTGCCCACGCTACCCATGCCGTGACCCGCCACTTCGCCTGCGACACCTGCCACAACGGCACGCCGATGCCCGACGTGAACATGAAGATCACCCTCGGCTTCAACGCCAATCCGGTCAACACCCCCGGCTTCAAGGGGTCGATCGTCATGGGCAATTTCAGCGGTCACTCGCCGTTGTCGAACGGCTACGGTTTCCAGGCGGGGAATGCCGGCACTACGGTGAGCACCGGGTCGACCTACGCCAATACCTGTAGCGTTGCCTGCCATGGCAACTGGAGCGGTTCCGGCGGCAGCATCTACCGTCCGTCCTGGGTCGGCAGCGGCCAGGCGGCTTGCGGTGCCTGCCACGGTACCACCGCCGCCAACCCTCCGAGCCGCGGGAGCCATACCAAACATGCCAGCAGTTCTTACTACGGCTTCGCCTGCACCACCTGCCATCCGTCGGTGACCGATACCAGCCACGTGAACGCCAGCGTCAAGATCATGCTCAATTCGGCCGACACCCGGATCGGTGCCGGTGCCCGCTACAACGGCTTCCTCAACTACTCGACCGGTGCCCCGGCGCCGAGCGCCGTCTATCGCCAGTGCACCAACATCTACTGCCACAGCAACGGCCAGGCGGCGAACCTGCAGTATGCGTCCCCCACCTGGGGAACCACCCTCACCTGCACCGGCTGCCACGGCAATTACAGCACCGTCGGCGGTGCCGGAACGGCCCTCTCCGGCAAGCACGCGTCCCACGTCAACAACAGCACGGTCTTCGGCACCAACACCGGTTTCGGCTGTGAGGCGTGCCATGCGAAGACTGTCAGCAACAGCACCACCATCAGCAATACGGCGAACCACGTCAACAAGTTCATCGACTACTCCGGTGCCTTCGCCAACGACAACTACGATACCGGCACCAAGCAGTGCCAGAACCTCTACTGCCACTCCAACGGCAACCGGAAGAACATCGTCTATGTGAACCCGGCCATCTGGACCTCTGCGACGACTTACGGCTGCAACGGCTGCCACGGAACCTCCAACGCCGCCACCGGCGCTCCCGACTACACCAACGGCGGCGCCGGCAGCACCACGGCCAACAGCCATGCCATCCACGTGGCGCGGCTCGGGATCACCAGTACCACCGGCTGCTACTACTGCCATGCCAATACGGTCGATTCCGGCACCGCCAACAAGCTGAGCGGCGTCGCGCCGATGCGTCACATCAACGGCACCGTCGATGTCGTCCCGGGCGGGACGTTCACGATCGGCGGGACGGTTTCCTTTACCTACGATCCGGCGACCATGACCTGCACCAGCATCTCCTGTCATGGCACTACCAGCGCTACCTGGGGCGACAACAACTGCGTCGAGTGCCACTCCGTCTCCCAGGGGAACCGGGTGGCGGTCGGTTCGCAGTTCAGCGCCCAGTCCCACCACATTCAGGGGAACTTCACCAATACCCAGCTGAACGTCCGCTGCTACCAGTGCCACTGGGAGGCCGACAGCAACGGCTACATCAACACCACCTACCATGCCGGGACGACTGGCAGCGGGAAAGGGGTGACCCTCGTCCTCCAGGGAACGGGGGCCCGGCCGGCCACCTACGCTGCCGGGGCGTTTACCGTCTATACCTCGGGCGGGGCGTCGAACAGCAGCCGGACCCAGATTGCCAAGATCAACACGGTCTGCATCAAGTGCCACAACTCTACCAATGCCGCCTACCAGCCGTTCGGCGACGGCAAGACCCCGGAACAGTACTCCTGGGACGGCTACAGCGTCGATGAACGCTATTCGCAGGCCGGCACTACCCCTTGGGGCAAATACACCGACACTACCTCGAACGACATCAACCCGAAGAACACCCAGACGAAAGCCTACTCCGCCCATGGTCGGGCCGACCTGAACCAGCGCGGCTGGAATACCTCGGAAACCTGGCCGAATACGAGCGGCACCACGAGTGTCCTCTGCTTCGATTGCCACAACTCCCACGGCACCGCCGCGTCGGGGATCATGTCCAGCTATTCCAGCGCCACCGGCTGGAACAAGGGGGCGATCCTGAAGAGCACTACCGCCGGCAAAGGCGGCTATACCGCTACCTATACGCCGACCGCCGGCGGCAGCACGGCAGCCGGGAGCAAAAACGCCTACAATCCTGGTGGCGCCCTCTGCTTCAACTGCCACAACAACGCCACTGCCTCCGCTTCCTTCCCGTGGGGATACACCGGGACCTTCGGCGACAGCCAGGCCATCTACGGCTACTGGGATACCCCGTATTTCGGCGCCGGCACCTTCAACTCCGTGACGCGCTTCTCCTACAAGGGGTTCGGGACGCACGGCACCAATATGGGCGGGCACTTCGGCGCCTCGTCGACGTTGACGACAACGGTCTCGAAACCGACGCTGCCCAATGCGGCGGTGAAGATCAAGACCGGGATCAACGGCCTCTGCACGCCGTGCCACGATCCTCACGGCGTCAGCCCGGGCCTCGGCGCCAACGAGGCCTACGGGGTGCCGCTCCTCAAGGGAACATGGATGACCTCGCCGTGGAAAGAAGATGCCGCCCCGTCGGGGACGACCGAGGCACGTGGCGGTGGCAGTCGCGTCTCAATTCAATACAGCGGTAGCACCCCGCAGTATCACCTCGACCAGAACACCTTCGGGCCGACCACCATCAACAACGACGGCCGGTCGGGGAGTATCAATGCGCCGAGCTGGAGCAAGACCAACACCACCCGGGTCACCGAGGTCGTTACCCAGTTCGCCGGCCTTTGCACCGGCTGTCACACCCAGACGGCGCTGGCACCCAAGGCCGGGCTGAACGTCGCCCCCGATGCCTGGAAGTCGGTCTCCCGGATCCACGGCACGGTAAAAGGGTGGGCCACCACGGCCTCGGCAAGCGACGGCAACTACAACAATACCATGCACTCGTTCGCCTGCTCCAAGTGCCACGCGCCGCA